The proteins below are encoded in one region of Triticum aestivum cultivar Chinese Spring chromosome 1B, IWGSC CS RefSeq v2.1, whole genome shotgun sequence:
- the LOC123090022 gene encoding uncharacterized protein — translation MESALHPDPTGAIPSSGDDLTREPQRRFPFRVRRRCHRLVLSPARVNPLVGCVAVFRTLRWTELGRSPPEPAGTSPAKPSRASATPRSLFLSGASEKEREERERSQTLPSATRATIPTTVHVDKWKHTYPKVRFPEAKACFFLVRFLFSHQGPVCRDYFYRLVPELRRAITFFSRLRMK, via the exons ATGGAGTCAGCACTCCACCCTGACCCCACCGGTGCCATTCCCTCCTCCGGAGACGACCTGACCCGTGAGCCCCAACGTCGGTTCCCCTTCCGTGTTCGCCGACGCTGCCATCGCCTCGTCCTCTCCCCGGCACGCGTGAACCCCCTGGTCGGGTGCGTCGCCGTCTTCCGCACCCTCCGGTGGACGGAGCTCGGCCggagcccaccagagccggccggGACTTCGCCGGCCAAGCCCAGCCGCGCCTCTGCCACGCCCCGCTCTCTGTTTCTGTCGGGCGCGAGCGAGAAGGAGCGGGAGGAGAGAGAAAGGAGTCAGACCCTCCCATCAGCCACACGCGCCACCATCCCCACCACtgtccacgtggataagtggaagcatACTTAT CCAAAAGTGCGTTTCCCCGAAGCGAAGGCGTGTTTCTTCTTAGTGCGCTTTCTGTTTAGTCaccaggggcctgtttgtagagattatttttacagattggtccctgaacttcgTCGGGCTATAACATTTTTCTCGAGACTCCGAATGAAGTGA